From one Catellatospora sp. IY07-71 genomic stretch:
- a CDS encoding EI24 domain-containing protein: MAGHAISEFFLGVRLLGRGVRRYVRSPKLIMLGLIPAVLSLLLFIGLFWALFYFLDDVSAAATWFADDWSEDLRSSARLLAGVAIVGASGLLAVVSYTAVTLLIGDPFYEAIGEAVEEDFGGVPDAVDLPWYKELRRSVFDALRLLLVSAMIAIPLFAGGFIPVVGQTVIPVIGAFVGGWFLSLELVAVAFNRRGLRLPDRRVALRKHRPLALGFGVAVFCCFLIPLGAVLIMPAAVAGGTLLARRSLDLPIK; encoded by the coding sequence GTGGCAGGTCACGCGATCTCAGAGTTCTTCCTCGGCGTACGGCTGCTCGGGCGGGGCGTCCGCCGCTACGTGCGCAGCCCCAAGCTGATCATGCTCGGGCTCATCCCGGCGGTGCTCAGCCTGCTGCTCTTCATCGGCCTGTTCTGGGCGCTGTTCTACTTCCTCGACGACGTGTCGGCGGCGGCGACGTGGTTCGCCGACGACTGGTCCGAGGACCTGCGCTCCTCGGCGCGGCTGCTCGCCGGTGTCGCGATCGTCGGCGCGAGCGGGCTGCTTGCCGTGGTGTCGTACACGGCCGTGACGCTGCTCATCGGCGACCCGTTCTACGAGGCGATCGGCGAGGCCGTCGAGGAGGACTTCGGCGGCGTGCCCGACGCCGTCGACCTGCCCTGGTACAAGGAGCTGCGGCGCAGCGTCTTCGACGCGCTGCGGCTGCTGCTGGTGTCGGCGATGATCGCGATCCCGCTGTTCGCGGGCGGCTTCATTCCGGTGGTCGGGCAGACGGTGATCCCGGTGATCGGCGCTTTCGTGGGCGGCTGGTTCCTGTCGCTGGAACTCGTCGCGGTCGCGTTCAACCGGCGCGGCCTGCGGCTGCCCGATCGGCGGGTGGCGTTGCGCAAGCACCGGCCGCTGGCGCTGGGGTTCGGCGTCGCGGTGTTCTGCTGCTTCCTGATCCCGCTCGGCGCGGTCCTGATCATGCCGGCCGCGGTCGCGGGCGGCACCCTGCTGGCGCGCCGTTCCCTCGACCTGCCGATCAAATGA
- a CDS encoding alpha/beta fold hydrolase, producing the protein MNDLRWPPPPDGFPRRLGKPRNSAPNTGRPAPPALPTEIVDTAHGVQLERLITGVGTPVTVFAHGLGHGIAETRPLGSAVAGKRVFFQFRGHGESSSPRGAWDYGDLARDLRAISDMTGATRALGVSLGAGALCRLLAETPDRFEKVVMFLPAVLDRPRPEAARRRLVNLLEAINSGDLPTVANAVVEEIPPSARNGASGWAYVRQRLNTLMNTGLSSGLLTLPDQVPVPDVGLLRDVSAQVLVIGCIGDDLHPSSVAEQLAAVLPDVRLHIYNRPAVLWHERADLRERISAFLNG; encoded by the coding sequence ACTCCGCCCCCAACACCGGCCGCCCCGCGCCGCCCGCGCTGCCCACGGAGATCGTGGACACCGCGCACGGCGTACAGCTGGAGCGGCTCATCACGGGTGTCGGCACGCCGGTGACCGTGTTCGCGCACGGCCTGGGCCACGGCATCGCGGAGACCCGCCCGCTGGGCAGCGCGGTGGCGGGCAAGCGGGTGTTCTTCCAGTTTCGGGGGCACGGCGAGTCCAGCTCCCCGCGCGGTGCGTGGGACTACGGCGACCTGGCCCGTGACCTGCGCGCCATCTCCGACATGACCGGGGCGACCCGGGCGCTCGGGGTCAGCCTGGGCGCCGGGGCGCTGTGCCGGCTGCTGGCCGAGACGCCCGACCGGTTCGAGAAGGTCGTCATGTTCCTGCCCGCGGTGCTGGACCGGCCGCGGCCCGAGGCGGCCCGGCGGCGGCTGGTCAACCTGCTGGAGGCGATCAACAGCGGTGACCTGCCGACCGTGGCCAACGCCGTGGTCGAGGAGATCCCGCCGTCGGCCCGCAACGGCGCGTCCGGCTGGGCGTACGTGCGCCAGCGCCTCAACACGCTGATGAACACCGGCCTGAGCAGCGGCCTGCTGACCCTGCCCGACCAGGTGCCGGTGCCCGACGTCGGCCTGCTGCGCGACGTCAGCGCGCAGGTGCTGGTCATCGGCTGCATCGGCGACGACCTGCACCCGTCCTCGGTAGCCGAGCAGCTCGCCGCGGTGCTGCCGGACGTGCGGCTGCACATCTACAACCGCCCCGCCGTGCTCTGGCACGAGCGCGCCGACCTGCGGGAACGGATCTCGGCCTTCTTGAACGGTTGA